The Methanosarcina barkeri str. Wiesmoor DNA segment CATTCTTTATAGGCTCCCATCTACGGTCTTTTTCATCTTCACTTATTTTATCTAATAAAATCCCAATTAAAGTTACAGAAAATATGCCGCATACTAAATTTTCGACCAGAGTTCCAGATTTAGAGATACCATTTATATGATAGTTATCAGAGTCCATAAGTGAAAAAAAAGCTTTTGTACTGATAAGAATACAATTATCGAATGATGAACTAGATGATTCTACATAATACAGAGTCGAAAAAATAAGTACAATTATTGTAGCAACTGGAATAGAATAAATCAAAATATATCTTAAAATGTGGAAGGCATGTTTGTAAACTTCCCTCCTCTCTTTTTCTAAAAGGATTCCGATTGTCATGCCTATGCAAAGTAAGAAAATAAGGTCGAAAATAAATATCATTTCCAAAACATCCACCATGCCTTTTTATTTTCTACATTCTTAGAAAGCAGGGTTCTGTTAAGTCTTCGTCTGCTACAGTATAATGGTCATTTTCTATAAGGCAACTAATACTAATAAAATTGCTTCAATAATATTAGCAGACAAAAACTTAACAGAGACTTATTTATTAAAATGATTATCAACTATGGTGAGGAATATGACACGTAAAGGTCGCGAATTAGAAGAATTAGTAGCTATCTTGGAGAAAGGACTAAGCGGCACAGATGTAAAAATCACCTCTCCTGATTTTATTGAAGATATAGTTATAGAAGATAAGAGAGAAGTTGACGTCTCATTGAGATTTAATATGGGTTCTCACGATTTTTTGTTGGTTTTTGAATGTAGAGATCGCAAAAATACAGAGGATGTTACATGGATTGAACAACTCGCAACAAAAAGAGACGATATATGTGTGAATAAATTAATTGCCGTATCGTCAAATGGATTTTCGAATAATGCTAGAAAAAAAGCACATGCAAAAAATATTGAATTAAGAACATTAAAAGAAATAGATCCCAAAGAAATATTTGGGTGGTTTCAAGTAACGGAGATAGATGTTATTAACCTACGATGGAGTCTAATAAGAGCATTTATTGTTAAACATGAGTCACTAGATACTACTCAAATTGATGAATTAAAGAAGTTCATTAAATCACTTTCAGGTGATTTTCTTTACAATAATAAGTTTATACTTGATCCGAAAGCTGAAGACGTGTTAAGTATAAGTGATTGTGTATCATATAACTCTG contains these protein-coding regions:
- a CDS encoding restriction endonuclease; the protein is MTRKGRELEELVAILEKGLSGTDVKITSPDFIEDIVIEDKREVDVSLRFNMGSHDFLLVFECRDRKNTEDVTWIEQLATKRDDICVNKLIAVSSNGFSNNARKKAHAKNIELRTLKEIDPKEIFGWFQVTEIDVINLRWSLIRAFIVKHESLDTTQIDELKKFIKSLSGDFLYNNKFILDPKAEDVLSISDCVSYNSDNINRDFNPTEEKKIIQFKLRPQSEEDCFYISTTDTLIRIECIELELEIWQEFYVSKIVSPSSYDNEKKQLAQIVKFEDIEIGGVKKSLKTHLMIKDDKETLEFFLKDKG